The Leifsonia williamsii genome includes a region encoding these proteins:
- a CDS encoding alanine racemase, producing the protein MNRAEDAYPTAHEVLTARDVLTARDVLTARDVLTTRDKGLPDRAVGRTVAEFLATGPRLREFWTPLIALDDAAMTANIATMAAWCAERGFDLMPHGKTTMAPALWQRQLDAGATGITLATMGQVRTGRDLGLTSIMLANAAVDPRSLAWLAGELADPDFRFVCWADSLATVEAMEAGLIAGGAPRAVDVCVELGAAGGRTGARSAAEAVAVAERIAASPVLRLAGVSGYEGSLGHDRSPASLSAVTAYLEAQLDLHGALAPLYDDGDLVVTAGGSAYFDIVARVWEGAARDGRTRFTLRSGAYITHDDGFYRGISPFDEGASSGAGGETAEAPRFVNALHGFARVVSSPEPGLALVDGGKRDFPYDEGLPIPRAWRIDASEPWRPLQATVSAMNDQHSYVRSEEHLPIGAEIRLGLSHPCTAFDKWRLLPVVASADSDLVVDLVRTWF; encoded by the coding sequence ATGAACCGCGCCGAGGATGCGTACCCGACCGCACACGAGGTGCTGACGGCACGCGACGTGCTGACGGCACGCGACGTGCTGACGGCACGCGACGTGCTGACCACGCGTGACAAGGGCCTGCCCGACCGGGCGGTCGGCCGCACGGTCGCCGAGTTCCTGGCGACGGGGCCGCGGCTGCGCGAATTCTGGACTCCCCTCATCGCTCTCGACGACGCCGCGATGACCGCCAACATCGCGACGATGGCGGCCTGGTGCGCCGAGCGCGGCTTCGATCTCATGCCACACGGCAAGACGACGATGGCCCCGGCCCTGTGGCAGCGCCAGCTCGACGCCGGCGCGACCGGCATCACCCTCGCGACGATGGGTCAGGTGCGCACCGGGCGCGACCTCGGCCTGACGTCGATCATGTTGGCCAACGCCGCCGTCGACCCGCGGTCGCTGGCCTGGCTCGCCGGCGAGCTGGCGGACCCGGACTTCCGGTTCGTGTGCTGGGCCGACTCCCTCGCCACGGTGGAGGCGATGGAGGCGGGCCTCATCGCCGGCGGTGCACCGCGCGCGGTCGACGTCTGCGTCGAGCTTGGCGCCGCCGGCGGCCGGACCGGCGCGCGCTCGGCCGCGGAGGCCGTCGCGGTCGCCGAGCGCATCGCCGCCTCCCCGGTGCTGCGCCTCGCGGGTGTCTCCGGCTACGAGGGCAGCCTCGGCCACGACCGCTCCCCCGCCTCCCTCTCCGCCGTGACGGCGTACCTCGAGGCGCAGCTCGACCTGCACGGCGCGCTCGCCCCGCTCTACGACGACGGCGACCTCGTGGTGACAGCGGGAGGCAGCGCCTACTTCGACATCGTCGCGCGCGTTTGGGAGGGCGCCGCCCGCGACGGGCGCACGCGCTTCACCCTGCGCTCGGGCGCGTACATCACGCACGACGACGGCTTCTACCGCGGCATCTCCCCCTTCGATGAGGGAGCCTCCTCCGGCGCGGGTGGGGAGACTGCGGAGGCACCGCGGTTCGTCAACGCCCTGCACGGGTTCGCCCGCGTGGTGTCGAGTCCGGAGCCGGGCCTCGCCCTGGTCGACGGGGGCAAGCGGGACTTCCCCTACGACGAGGGGCTCCCCATCCCGCGGGCGTGGCGCATCGACGCGTCGGAGCCGTGGCGCCCCCTCCAGGCCACGGTGTCCGCCATGAACGACCAGCACTCGTACGTGCGCTCGGAGGAGCACCTGCCGATCGGGGCGGAGATCCGGCTGGGCCTGTCGCACCCGTGCACGGCCTTCGACAAGTGGCGCCTGCTGCCCGTCGTCGCGTCGGCGGACTCCGACCTCGTCGTCGACCTCGTCCGCACGTGGTTCTGA